AGCGCATGTCTGATATCTGCAAGAAGCATCAGGTGACGTTGGTGAGCGATGAGATTCACTGCGAACTGGTGATGCCTGGTTTCACCTTCGTGCCTATGGGAACAGTCGATACCGATGCCGTGGTGCTGAACTCACCTTCTAAGTCGTTTAACATTGCCGGACTGATGATGGCCAACATCATCTGCCCCGACCCTGTAAAGCGCCGCCGCTTGGATCGTGCCATCAATATCAACGAGGTGTGCGATGTCAACGTGTTCGGTCCGGTGGCCGTAAAGGCAGCCTACAACGAGGGCGAACAGTGGCTCGACGAGCTGAACCAGTATCTGTCAAGAAACTATCACGCTCTCTGCAATTTTGTTGCAGAGCATATGCCTGCCCTTCGGGTGATGCCCCTTGAGGGAACCTATCTGGTGTGGGTTGACTGTCGTGCGCTCAACGAAGATGTTGACGCGCTCTGCGAGCGGCTGTTGCAGGAGGGCCGCGTGTGGGTAAATCCCGGCACGATGTATGGGTCCCGGTCGGGTCAGGGATACATTCGCATCAACATTGCCTGTCCGCGCGCCCAGCTTATGGAGGGACTGCGACGGATGGCCGGAGTC
The sequence above is a segment of the Prevotella sp. E9-3 genome. Coding sequences within it:
- a CDS encoding MalY/PatB family protein; the protein is MKYDFDSLINRRGTGCVKWDETDKEDVIPLWVADMDFSVAPAIQKAVQQRAAHPVFGYTHVQDDYYEAVISWFKRRHQWAIERSWILYTTGVVPAMSVAVKAFTMPGEKVLILSPDYNCFFSSIRNNGCQVAETTLLWNEGHRRFEVNWDEFETICSDEKTTMFLLCNPHNPTGRVWTREELQRMSDICKKHQVTLVSDEIHCELVMPGFTFVPMGTVDTDAVVLNSPSKSFNIAGLMMANIICPDPVKRRRLDRAININEVCDVNVFGPVAVKAAYNEGEQWLDELNQYLSRNYHALCNFVAEHMPALRVMPLEGTYLVWVDCRALNEDVDALCERLLQEGRVWVNPGTMYGSRSGQGYIRINIACPRAQLMEGLRRMAGVVSK